The segment CCAATAAAAGTTTTCTGGTGCAAAATGTTCTACGAATGTGTACTCGTACCacatacgaaccattcgtaataataGCATTTGCGGTAAAAAATAAGCCAatggtttttttctgtttgaatgtttgaaattaTGTTCTCAGTATAAGCATATTGGATttgttttccgtcaaaaattaaACACAATTCGTGGTTGGGTGTAGCGTGTAACGCAGAAAACCATAAATTATGTTTACGAATTCGTcaccgaaaaaaaatcaaccaaacctTCGAATACAATTGCCCAATGATTCATACAaaccaaaataataaacaaatttttttgcttACTAATTTCGTTTCGCAGAAAGACATTCCAAGCAACAATCAGTTCGAGACGCTGGAACTGATCGACGAGGAGAAGGACCGAAACTACTCCAACGCGGAGTCATCCTCTTCGCTGCTGTCCTCGAACAACGATAGCCGATCCGCTGACTTCATGCACAATTCGGCAACGTTGGCCATCGGCGAGAGCAGACGACGGCTGCGCCGCAATAGCTACAACAATTCCAAGAAGAACAGCTGCGAAAACATTGACTCCATCGATCACATCAACGATAGTGACGTGCCCGATGCGGTTAAACTGCACCCAACCGCGGATGGCACTCGCTTGGACACGTTTCGATCGAAGAAGAAAAGCTACAAAAAGCAGTACCAGCCCGGTCAAAAACAAATGGATGACGAAGAGGAATCTAAGAAGGACGATAAATTGGTAACCTGTCTGTACTAttcgcttgtttgctgggattgTAGCATTTCATAGGAAGCTCAGAAAGAAGCTGGAACGAAACGCACTTTAGCTACTAAAAAAAGACTACTCTACTTAGTTGTTGCCGGGTTTTTTACGTGAACCGTATTGAGCTCACAGTATTTTTTATCGATCTTTTTACAATTGGagaatattaatataaaaaTGCAGCCATTAATATTTTTAGTGGTAAAGCAAAATCCACTGTTAGGGCGTAAGATAAATTATATACATGATACACTTTGAACGGAGTTTTTAAGGACTTGTGAAACACCACAAATACTGTAATTAAGATAAAGTTTGTATATATTCTCGACTCTGGTACAATGGTTACAAActgtagaatatttttttcctaTAAAGTACGAACGCAATGACGTTCCACAGTGCAGCATTCCAGAGGGATTCCAGTGTTAGCATAAAGTGAGTATTCATTCTACCAATCCTCCAGTGCCAAGGCAGCATCTTGTGGAAAATGGTGTGTCCAACATACAAAATGATGGCGTTCATTCCGGCAACCAAGAAAGGAGCTCCATTCCAGAATCCTTTCACATCGACGAGAACGTAGCAGATTAAGAGCAAGAGGAAAGCCAACGACGCCGTTGCTAAAACGTACGACAGTGACCAGAGATTTTTATTAACCGGAATCCATCCGTCATTTTTGCTGAATCCGCACAGGATCCCACCGAGTAAGCCTAGTACCGTGGCCCACACAATCAATCTCCGTATTCGCGGCAACGGTTCCGTATGCGTAAGGATGAGAACTCCGCACTGCAGTCCGAGGAAAACTTGGATAATTGTTGGCAAACATCCAAACGGTCCTTCTGGATCGAATGATAGAGCGTCGTACATGTAACGAGCCGTTGGATGTTGGTACAAGTGACTATCACCGAGAATCGCTCTATCTATGTAGCCAGTAATGCCACCTGTACAGTTCTGATAGGCAACCATTAGGTGTTTTCCTCCTGGTCCGAAGTAACCactaaaaacaaataaaaattttgtttcggAAATACTAACACTAGGGTATTTAGGTATACCTCGGACAACCTGGTGCTGGTACTAAGAAAACTATCAACAGATAGACCAGTATAAGTGATCCGATAACAAGATAATGCTTCCAAAGTCGAGCAATGTCGATGTTGCGTTTCACCAAGGGATGTTCAAACTGCGCGTTTTCCTGATAACAATATAGATGAATAGCTGATACAGCAAAGTACGCTATGCCAAATCTTTGCAGAACTCCAAAGATACGCAGTTCTGAGAATGTGGGTCCGTTCATGGAGTTAAGACACAATCCAATAAGGAACAATTTAATCGATCTCTAAAACCAAGCTTGTTAAGATCCGCATGCAAAAGTAGTCCATCTTTCTACTCACAATGGTAATATTTTTGAGAATTGCAGTCTTAGGGACGTTCCGATTGAGTTGCGAGCGTAGCGAGATCGGAATGCACACGCCCATTATGAACAGAAACCAGGGAAAAACCAAATCTGCTACGTGCAACCCGTTCCAGGTGGCATGTTCGATCCACCAGTAATGGCCACCGCCACTGTTGACGAAGATCATCAGCATGATTGCGATCCCGCGAAAGGTATCCAAACTGCGAAGACGCGGTTTGGCTGGATTCGTGAGCGTTTTGGTGCTCTCCGTCGGACTGGCTGGATCCAGTTCGGTATCGACGGCGGTTTGGCGAAACCGTTGGAATAGTTTTCTGCCGCATACGATTAACAACAGAAAGCAAAGGCCGATCAGTGCAATCGTGACAAAAGCTGCCGGAAGGAATCAGATTGGTAAGATCCAAAAAACTTGTTTCTTTCATGTTTGTCATTTCATACTCATCGGGTGAAAAATAATATAGTATTTGATTTGCCCCACCCAAGGTTAGACCTGAACTATGATTATGAAGGTAAAAAGCAGAGTTCAAAGTTTGTAATTCCTAATCcaataaataaacgaatcattTGAGTGGTGCCTGAAATACTCGCTACTACAATGTCGCAGATAAATATTTGAATTTATTCCTATATGCTGATCTAACTTTAAACACACACTATGATTCAATAATCAGAAAGGTTAGCTCTGCCCTGCAGTGTATATTCCGAAATAATGGGAAAACATGGCGCCTTaaacccaaaaaattttcattgtgTTATTTACAATAGCCTAGGCTTCGTTAGTAGGGTGGCCCAgaagattatttttttttttttgcggaaAGCACTATTTTGTGGGAACCCGTTTGGCGGAAAGTATTATTTAGCGGAGAATCATTTGACGGAGTCTTTTCAGCGGGATCGGGCCTCGGCCCATTATGCCAAAATAATGCGATCGATAAAACATTTTCGGAAGAATTTCGACCGGAGGATCTACTCCAGTAATTTTTTTGTCATAACGATGAAACAGCAGATCGCCAATGTCATGTAAGGGCTGAAGTACATGCCGATTATCCGCCAAGGTTTCGGCCAATTACCGTGCGGCCGCACGgaatgaaaaatgcaaattttgacGAACTAAAAACTCTTGATACGAGGGAGAAGAAAAATATACCTAGGAAAGATTATCTAAGCATTACCACAACGAAAAAGTTAAGCCAAATGCCggtgagcgcggaatgagttgaccacgatcctgaggcgGAAAAAACGCCAGAACGAGAGCAGAGATCGTGAAGCACTAAAACAACTAGGTATTCCGGGCTAacgaaacgcggaagttctttGAGAATGTGAAACAATCTTTTAAGCCTGACATGTGTATAGGGACAAGGAGCAAAAAACCACTAGCAATggtacttcactggataatttcaatgatttgggagaaggagaacTACCAGAGGACTGCAtgaaaggtgtggtttgtcccatctacaaaagggCGGTCgtctcgattgctgtaattaccatgGCATTAAGCTGATCAACGCTGCATACTAGGGGTTCTTTCAGattttacgtcgtctatccccagtaGCTAGAGGCGGGCTTTGTCGAGAATACAACGCGCCCACGATTCATATTTTTGATGATTTAACGAAAGCATGACAGCATGATACAGACAAACTAATGCGGcttatcaaagctaccctggagagagtgatgtgctacgtgtgtgTTTCGTGGGCACTTCAAAGTGCGAAGAGGGTTGCCGGAACCGGATTTGCTGTACTGTATGTTACTTAACGTAGCAattaaaggtgtgatccggcaagtggacatcgaaacgagaggaacgatcttcagcaaaattagccaactcctagcctttgcagacgacttattattactagaaactttaGAACGGCGGAGCAGATCTACCCCAGACTAAAAAAGGGGGCTAGCAGCATTGAGctacaaattaaaaatcaaatatatggtagggacAGGATCCAGAGAGAAGAACGTTCGCCTCTGACGGAATTGGAGTTCATATATTTCGTATCGCCTggatcaccgccgacaataatacgacaataattcaacgacgcattcgagCTGGAAGCATACCACGTTATAAGGATGCTGCAAGACTAGCACAGGATCTTGATACAATGCGAGTCACCCCGCATCTAAGCTGCTACAGGAGAACAAGATTGAATTTAGCTCGGCGGCATTCTCAATATTTCGAGATAAATGAACTTTTTCAAATAAAACGGTATAACGACAATGTCGTCACTACCGTTCCCACGGAGTGGAAACCGGCCACTACTGCGGAAAAGAAGAGTAGAGCTGCAGAACTGTTTTAAATTACTGCAGTGATAGCGTAAGCAACGACGAAACccattttacttttattttatcCATGGCTGAATACGAACTATTTATTTCTAAATAGAAATTTTCCGCTTTGTGAACCGAACTTTCTCTCTCCGAGCCGTCAGTTGGTCATGGTAATTAAAATTTGTATAATCTAGACATGTATTGTGCGCTGTAGTAGCCATGACTAAGAAAAATAATTCATTTTCGAAAGTGAAATTCACAAGACTTTTTCTGAATGTGATAGGCATAAGCATGGTTGTTCTTGTAGCTTGGCTGCTTATTTTTGGTTATGACGAAACTGATTGTTATGACGAAACTGATTGTTTCGACAACCGAGTACGAATGAAATAGGCTCATTTTTTGAGTACGTTGAGCACTACAACATCGTTCATTAACATTAAATGTTCTATATCAATTGTTCTCAACCTTTTTTTGATTCGCGAACCCTTTGGCGGAATTCCGTATACCTACTATTTTGCTGCGAGCTAAATTTATGAACCCTCCTTTGCGAAACGCTGTTCTAAACCACAGGCGTAGCTTTGCTGTACGCACCTGAAAAAGCAAGACTACAACGCAATTTTCACACCTCGCAACTTCATATTCAGCAATATAGACGCAGAATGATCTCATACGTGAAATTCCAAATGTATTCTGCATGGTGTTCGCCTCTGTTCGATTTTTGTTTATCAGAATAAACAcatcttagatgaaattatACGATtgcataaaaatgtatatattaAAACTCATGAAGCACAATAAACAGGCTTCAGAAGAGAGTCATTGAAACTTTGCTCCTATGAAATGCTTAAGATACCAAACTTCTATAAGAATGATATTATTTATGGGTGAATTTTATGGGGCTTTTTATCATTATATTGAACTCTGCTTCAATAGTAGTAGAATTGAATGGGATTTCTTACTGCCTACTAATCTTGTAGCAAAATTTAACGAAATAAATATTCGAAAATACTCTCAAATAGATCAAACTAAATATAGTCGAGGATAGATAACTGTGTTCGTATTAGGTATTGATCTTctcaatacaaaaaatatgttaCTTTCAAAATATCTGTTTTTTGCCTTCATTGATCTTAACCTCGGTTTGACGAATCAAATACTTCATTATTATCTTGTTCCCGTTTCTCTAATTTCCTAATTGCTGTTATAATGCTTAATCCAATGTGAGAGTTTAGAGAAATTAGTGGAAACCCAGAATCTTAGTATGCAGTGTTATCGCCAAAGTGAATCGAAAGTGAAAGCAGCGTTAATTTCTAACGACATGAAATACGCTAATATGCTAGAATTATCGAAATGGACTTACACAGATAAATGTTGACGGGTTCTTTAGCAGTTTCAATCGTACAAGATGTTGTGCTTCCATCTTCGACACGCAAATCATACACACCAAATTCTCCCAAATCTCCGCTTAATTGACATACAAAAGATCTTGAATAATGCAGACGATAAAAACATTCGTTAAATGAAATCGAATGGATTGATAAGAGAATGAATTGTTATTCAAATCCGAACATACTCATTATCAAATGCATATTTTCCGAGATTGCGctcaaaaactttgaaattcaGCCTTCTTGATACGTCTAGTTTGAGTATGTTACCACTGTCCGTTTCACTTTTAATTTCATGTAGCCTAGTATAGGGACACTGCAATCATCAAAACGATTAAAACACAAACTTTTTGTACGATACCTCAACCTAATACCTTTTCACATTCCTCGGACAGTGAATACAAATAGTAATTCTTTAATCCTTCGATGCTGGCATTGACGAAAGCCTGATCTACCGACAGTGACCACAGGTCAAGCCCACGAAAATATCGCTCGGTATATTCAATCATCCTGCGCTGCTGCCTGGATGGATGCGACTGAGTTGAGCTGAAATCTTACCACTTTCAAGGCGGCATTGAAACCATTTCACCCACACAATACACCCAAAACTTTctggcacagcacagcacaatcTATAGCCAGCAGGCAGATCAGATACTGTACGTTCAATACAATACGTTCAAGTTCAATCAGCCTATTGGGCGAAAGTATGTGACGGTGCTTGAGCTTAAACTGCGAGCGATAACACAACCAAAACAAATCTCCTCTTGAGCAGCCGGACGGACGGTCTACCTGTCTGCCTTGTCCCTGTTAAATATGTTCCGTCAGCACcactcatcagcattaggacgGGTCAGAAATTGAATGGAAACGTGATTCAGTTAGGTACAAACGTTTG is part of the Sabethes cyaneus chromosome 2, idSabCyanKW18_F2, whole genome shotgun sequence genome and harbors:
- the LOC128738582 gene encoding uncharacterized protein LOC128738582, whose amino-acid sequence is MSSSKGKTSSGLRILWIPGRKKHNRKGVYNPTKNNIPQYHANQQRKTEPWTMGGTSTHAKIINADLHSNLDVGMATATGTMSLATIASNKVGETSGSNHLGDPLPPAPPLVGAAASAADNDIMCNGGEGGAQSVELVVLNDLNGDNNKKDIPSNNQFETLELIDEEKDRNYSNAESSSSLLSSNNDSRSADFMHNSATLAIGESRRRLRRNSYNNSKKNSCENIDSIDHINDSDVPDAVKLHPTADGTRLDTFRSKKKSYKKQYQPGQKQMDDEEESKKDDKLVTCLYYSLVCWDCSIS
- the LOC128738581 gene encoding heparan-alpha-glucosaminide N-acetyltransferase, whose amino-acid sequence is MIEYTERYFRGLDLWSLSVDQAFVNASIEGLKNYYLYSLSEECEKCPYTRLHEIKSETDSGNILKLDVSRRLNFKVFERNLGKYAFDNESFVCQLSGDLGEFGVYDLRVEDGSTTSCTIETAKEPVNIYLSFVTIALIGLCFLLLIVCGRKLFQRFRQTAVDTELDPASPTESTKTLTNPAKPRLRSLDTFRGIAIMLMIFVNSGGGHYWWIEHATWNGLHVADLVFPWFLFIMGVCIPISLRSQLNRNVPKTAILKNITIRSIKLFLIGLCLNSMNGPTFSELRIFGVLQRFGIAYFAVSAIHLYCYQENAQFEHPLVKRNIDIARLWKHYLVIGSLILVYLLIVFLVPAPGCPSGYFGPGGKHLMVAYQNCTGGITGYIDRAILGDSHLYQHPTARYMYDALSFDPEGPFGCLPTIIQVFLGLQCGVLILTHTEPLPRIRRLIVWATVLGLLGGILCGFSKNDGWIPVNKNLWSLSYVLATASLAFLLLLICYVLVDVKGFWNGAPFLVAGMNAIILYVGHTIFHKMLPWHWRIGRMNTHFMLTLESLWNAALWNVIAFVLYRKKIFYSL